The DNA sequence AGTCATGCAAGCAAGATTGTTCGGACAGAAAGAACGAACAAATGCTAAAATTGAAGTTTTTGTTTTGCGTGAATTAAACAGAGAAGAAAAAATTTGGGATGTTATTGTTGATCCGGCAAGAAAAGTAAGAATTGGAAACCGAATTTATTTTAATGATAAACTTTGGTGCGAAGTAATTGATAACACAACTTCGCGCGGCAGAACCGTAAGAATTAATTACGATGGAGATGATATTTATAAAGCAATTGAGAAAATTGGACAAACTCCGCTACCGCCATACATTAAACGTCCAACAGAAAAATCAGATCGTGAAGATTATCAAACACTTTTTGCTGAAACAGACGGCTCGGTTGCTGCACCAACTGCCGGTTTACATTTCACTTCTGATTTAATAAAAAAGGTGAAGAAAAAAGGAATTAAAATTGTATCGGTTACGCTTCATATTGGATTGGGAACTTTTAGACCAGTTGAAGTTGAAGATTTAACAAAACATAAAATGGATTCTGAATATTTTGAAATTCCCGATGAAACTGCTTTAACAATTAACGAAGCTTTGAAAGCAAAGAAAAATATTTTCGTCGTTGGAACAAGCGCAACCAGAGCTTTAGAAAGCAGTGTTACAGCAGAAGGATTTGTAAAACCAAACTATGGCTGGACAGATAAATTTATTTTTCCTCCATACGAATTTAAAATAACCAAAAAACTTATCACCAATTTCCATCAACCGGAATCAACTTTGTTAATGCTCGCAGCAGCCTTTGGTGGTTATGATGAAGTTATGAAAAACTATAAAAAAGCCATGAAAGAAAAGTATAGATTTTTAAGTTATGGTGATGCAATGTTAATTTTATAATGAGCAACGTAGCAATAATTCCTTCTGCCGGCTCTGGCTCAAGATTTAATTCCCCAATTCCGAAACAGTATGTTAAGGTTTTGGGGAAAGAGATTATTGTTTACACACTTGAAATTTTTCAAAACTGTGATAATATTGATGAAATAATTATTCCCGCTGATAAAAATTATTTTAATCTTTTATTTGAACTTAAAGAAAAATATAATTTTACAAAAGTCACAAAAATTATTGAAGGCGGAAAAGAAAGACAAGATTCAGTTTATAATGGATTAATTTCAAAAAAATTTAATGATGATGATTTAATTCTTGTACATGATGCTGCTCGCCCGCTTTTATCAACAAAACTTTTACTAACTTCTTTAAATGAAGCTCAGAAATTCGATAGTATTGTTGTTGCAATAAAAGCAAGAGATACATTGATCAGCGGAAATGAATTTGTAAAAAATTATAAAGATAGATCAAAAATTTATTATGCACAAACGCCGCAGATTTTTAGATACAAAATTATTCTCGATGCATTTGAAATTGCGAGGAAGAATAATTTTACAGCTACGGATGAATCAATGTTGGTTAAAAATGCTGGTTTTGATGTAAAAATTGTTAATGGTGAATTTACAAATTTTAAAATAACAGAAAATTCAGATCTTGATATTGTAAAAAAATTGATTGAAAATATTTCATAAGTTCATTTTAAGTTTAAATAATAATTTTTATCATTGAAAATATATCTATTATTCAATATCTTGAATAAATTTTTGAGGAGAATATGCCAAATCTTCTATTTATAATTGTTTTATCATATTTAGTTGGATCAATACCGATAAGCATAATTTTATCCAAACTTGTTAAAGGTGTTGATATTCGCAATTTTGGAAGCGGAAATGCCGGCGGTACAAATGTTTCTCGCGTTCTTGGAAAAAAATATGGAATTCTTACAATTATATTAGATGCATTCAAAGGTGTAATTGCTGTTGTGTTTATATCAAGATTATATTTTGGCAATTTCCCTTTTTCAAATAACACTCCTTTTGATGACTTTACATTAATTCAAATTATTGCGGGAATTTCCGCTGTTATCGGTCATATCTGGACTATATTCGCCGGATTCAAAGGTGGCAAAGGCATTGCAACCGGATTAGGAGTTTTAGTTTCAATTGTAACTTTAGATATGATTATGGCATTGGGTGTTTTTGCGTTAGTTGTATATTTCTCAAAATATATTTCGTTAGCTTCAATGTCTGCTGCAGTTTCGGTTCCGTTAATCATGATTATTAGAGAAAATATTTTTGGTGTTGATATTCCAAGTTATCATAATATTCTGCCTTTTGTTATTGCATTGGCTTTGCTCGTAATTTACACACACAGAGCAAATTTAGAAAGATTAATAAATGGAAGTGAAAATAAAATTTCACTCTTCAAAAAAAAGAATAAATAATTAATGCGTATTTCAGTATTAGGTGCAGGAAGCTGGGGAACAGCTCTTGCAATTATTCTCCAATCCAATGGTCATGATGTTACTCTTTGGGAATATAAAAGAGGTTACTATAAAACATTAAAAAGGACCAGAGAAAACAAAATTTATCTTCCTAAAATTAAAATCCCTAAAGAAATATTAATTACAAATTCTCTTAAAGACGGCTGCTTAAATCAACATATGATTGTTCTTGCAATTCCCTCTCAATTTATAAGAGGTGTTTTAAAAAGTATTAAAAATTTTGATTTCGGCGATACAACATTTATAAGTGTTGCAAAAGGTATCGAACAAAAAACATTATATACAGTCTCGCAAATTATTAAAGATGAAATTCCCTCAATTGAAGATAAAAATATTGGTGTACTTTCCGGTCCAAGTCATGCGGAGGAAGTTGCGTTAAAAATTCCTACTGCTGTAGTATCTGCCTCAACTGATTTAGAAACTGCACAGCAAATTCAAGCCGCATTTACTACATCCTATTTTAGAGTTTATTATTCTACAGATATTATTGGCGTTGAACTTGGCGGCGCATTAAAAAATGTTATTGCAATTGGGGCTGGAATGGTTGACGGTGCAAAATTTGGTGATAATACCAAAGCCGCAATTATGACAAGAGGAATTGCAGAAATTTCCAGAATTGGAATTGAAATGGGTGCACGACCAGAAACTTTTTCCGGGCTTTCCGGAGTTGGGGATTTGATTGTAACTTGTATGAGCAAACACAGTAGAAACAGATATGTCGGTGAACAAATTGGCGCCGGTAAAAAATTGAAAGCAATTTTAAACTCAATGCAGATGGTTGCCGAAGGTGTTGCAACTTGTCAATCTTCTTACGAATTAGCAAGGAAACATAATGTCGCTACTCCAATTGTTGATGCAGTATACAGCGCACTATTTCTCGATAAAGATCCTAAAAAAGCGACATATGAATTAATGGCAAGAGATATGAAATCGGAACATTAAATAATTTTATAAATTCCTTCCGAAAAAAATATGCATACCAAACAAATATCAGATTCAATACAATTCTTAAGCGGTGTTGGTCCAAAAAGAGCCGACTCATTTAATCAGCTTGGCATCAAAACAATTGAAAATTTACTTTTTTATTTTCCGACAAAATATTTAGACAGAAGCAAAATTTTGAGTGCAGTAAAAGTTTCTCAACTTGTAGTAAATGGTTATGATGGAGAAGTAACAATTGTTGGAAAAGTTATTGATTCTGAATTTATAAATTATGGAAAGAAACAAATTTTTAAAGTTATTTTTCAAGATAACAGCGGATTGTTTGAGTGCGTTTGGTTTAAAGGAATAAAATATTTTAAAACTTATTTTAAAATTGATGAACATTATGCAATTTCTTCAAAACCGGTTTTAACAAAATATGGTCATCTACAGTTTACGCATCCCGATTTTGATAAATTCAGTATTGATGAAACTAATGATTTCGTTAATACCGGCAAGGTAATTCCCTTCTATTCAATTCCAAAAGAACTTAAAGAAAATAATATCGGCGATATCGGCTTGCGAAGAATTATCAAGCAGGCAGTTGATGATTATTCTGATTTAATTTCTGAGACACTTCCGCAAAATATTATTTCAGAAAATAATTTAATTAAATTAAACGATGCCGTAAAAAATATTCATTACCCGGAAAATTTGGACATACTTTCGCTTGCAAAAAATAGATTTAAATATGAAGAATTATTTTACATCGAAACTTTGGTTGCATTAAGAAAAAATAAATTCCTTTCCAACACAAAAGGCATTTCATTTGCAATTCATTCGGATGTTATCAAAAAATTTCTTAGCAAACTTCCATTCGAATTAACAAAAGATCAATTAAAAGTTTTACACGAAATAAAACTTGATATGACAAATTCCAAACCGATGAATAGACTTCTTCAGGGTGATGTTGGAAGCGGAAAAACTATAGTTGCCGTAATAAGTATGTTGATTGCCGTAAGCAATAATTATCAAGCTGTAATAATGGCGCCCACGGAAATTTTAGCTCAACAGCATTTTTTAACAATTAAAGAATTATTAAAAACTTTTAATTTAAGAATTGAATTGTTAATTGGCGGAACTAAAAAAAGTGAGAAAGAAAA is a window from the Ignavibacteriota bacterium genome containing:
- the queA gene encoding tRNA preQ1(34) S-adenosylmethionine ribosyltransferase-isomerase QueA, which gives rise to MKLSDFKYTLPKPSVARYPVKPRDSAKMMVFQRGTTNVEHKKFTDVVDFMSKGDVLVVNNTKVMQARLFGQKERTNAKIEVFVLRELNREEKIWDVIVDPARKVRIGNRIYFNDKLWCEVIDNTTSRGRTVRINYDGDDIYKAIEKIGQTPLPPYIKRPTEKSDREDYQTLFAETDGSVAAPTAGLHFTSDLIKKVKKKGIKIVSVTLHIGLGTFRPVEVEDLTKHKMDSEYFEIPDETALTINEALKAKKNIFVVGTSATRALESSVTAEGFVKPNYGWTDKFIFPPYEFKITKKLITNFHQPESTLLMLAAAFGGYDEVMKNYKKAMKEKYRFLSYGDAMLIL
- the plsY gene encoding glycerol-3-phosphate 1-O-acyltransferase PlsY → MPNLLFIIVLSYLVGSIPISIILSKLVKGVDIRNFGSGNAGGTNVSRVLGKKYGILTIILDAFKGVIAVVFISRLYFGNFPFSNNTPFDDFTLIQIIAGISAVIGHIWTIFAGFKGGKGIATGLGVLVSIVTLDMIMALGVFALVVYFSKYISLASMSAAVSVPLIMIIRENIFGVDIPSYHNILPFVIALALLVIYTHRANLERLINGSENKISLFKKKNK
- the ispD gene encoding 2-C-methyl-D-erythritol 4-phosphate cytidylyltransferase produces the protein MSNVAIIPSAGSGSRFNSPIPKQYVKVLGKEIIVYTLEIFQNCDNIDEIIIPADKNYFNLLFELKEKYNFTKVTKIIEGGKERQDSVYNGLISKKFNDDDLILVHDAARPLLSTKLLLTSLNEAQKFDSIVVAIKARDTLISGNEFVKNYKDRSKIYYAQTPQIFRYKIILDAFEIARKNNFTATDESMLVKNAGFDVKIVNGEFTNFKITENSDLDIVKKLIENIS
- a CDS encoding NAD(P)H-dependent glycerol-3-phosphate dehydrogenase, coding for MRISVLGAGSWGTALAIILQSNGHDVTLWEYKRGYYKTLKRTRENKIYLPKIKIPKEILITNSLKDGCLNQHMIVLAIPSQFIRGVLKSIKNFDFGDTTFISVAKGIEQKTLYTVSQIIKDEIPSIEDKNIGVLSGPSHAEEVALKIPTAVVSASTDLETAQQIQAAFTTSYFRVYYSTDIIGVELGGALKNVIAIGAGMVDGAKFGDNTKAAIMTRGIAEISRIGIEMGARPETFSGLSGVGDLIVTCMSKHSRNRYVGEQIGAGKKLKAILNSMQMVAEGVATCQSSYELARKHNVATPIVDAVYSALFLDKDPKKATYELMARDMKSEH
- the recG gene encoding ATP-dependent DNA helicase RecG, with product MHTKQISDSIQFLSGVGPKRADSFNQLGIKTIENLLFYFPTKYLDRSKILSAVKVSQLVVNGYDGEVTIVGKVIDSEFINYGKKQIFKVIFQDNSGLFECVWFKGIKYFKTYFKIDEHYAISSKPVLTKYGHLQFTHPDFDKFSIDETNDFVNTGKVIPFYSIPKELKENNIGDIGLRRIIKQAVDDYSDLISETLPQNIISENNLIKLNDAVKNIHYPENLDILSLAKNRFKYEELFYIETLVALRKNKFLSNTKGISFAIHSDVIKKFLSKLPFELTKDQLKVLHEIKLDMTNSKPMNRLLQGDVGSGKTIVAVISMLIAVSNNYQAVIMAPTEILAQQHFLTIKELLKTFNLRIELLIGGTKKSEKENIIESIKNGNCNIIIGTHALIEENVEFEKVGLVIIDEQHRFGVAHRSKIISKGISPDVLIMTATPIPRTLTMTLYGDLDLSIIEEMPKNRMVIKTVLRGEKNLPEIYNFVIDKCKEGYQTFIVFPLVEESEKMELKAAEVYYEKLKTSFLQNLKLALLHGRMNWKEKDETMHKFKNKEFDVLISTTVIEVGIDIPDANIIIINDAERFGLSQLHQLRGRVGRSNKQAYCILVTKNDLSAKTKSFNFDFDYLSKAQIDFHKSKIRLNAMVKHSSGFDLSEIDLKLRGPGDIFGKMQSGFPNLVFADLTTDQQILIKAKEDAFNIIAEDNNLKDTKHFMIKKKLKDYYSENLRYATIG